AAAACCTGCAGGACAAGTAGAGCTCAAAGAGGGCGAAGATGGCAGAGGCAGTTCCTGGAGCTGCTCTCATGGCGTGTCCCGATGGTACAAAGACTGTGGTTGCTCAACCGGAGGTAAGGCTGGATGGAATCAGACCTGGAGAACCCCTGTCAGAGAGGCTCTGGATGATCTTGTACTGTCAACAGACAAGATATACAAAGCAACCATGACAAGACTGTCAGAAGTCCCTCCAGAGGAAATTAGAGACAATTACATACAGAAACTCAGCGGTAAAATCACTGCAGATGCGTTTTTTAAGACTTACTGCCCCGTAAAAAACTCGGAGTCAGACAAACAGCAGTTCTTCAGACTCCTGGAAGGGCAGAGATTCAAGATGCTCATGTTTACCTCCTGCGGATGGTTTTTTGCAGACCTTTCGGGGGTGGAACCTCTTCAAAACCTGATGTACGCTGCCCGCCTTATGGATCTGTATTCCCCCTTTTATTCCAACCATCCCGAAGGGGCATTCCTTGAAAAACTATCCCTGGCCCATAGCAACATTCCTGAGAAAGGGAATGGCGCCGTACTGTACACCATGTCTAAATACAGCCGGAAGAACGAGATAAACCAGGCAGCTCTATCCTATATTATCAGGGATTATTACTGCATATCAGACAGTCCTCCCGGATTTCTGAAGGGTAATATAATCCCCGGGAAACCTTATGATAAAAAACAGTATAAATCTGGGATTCTGAAACTCAACCATCCCCTGACAGGTGAAAAGAATATCATTCCTTTTCTTCTGGAAGGAAATGACAGGCTTTTTTCATCCATCATTCTCTATCCCGAAGATCAGAAACTCAAATATACTCCCGAGGATATCAGCCGCAGAGATAAAGAACTTCTGATGAAACAATTATGCCTGATGGAACTTGGTAATGATTTGACCATCAGCAGAAAGTACAGCGGGATCATCAATCAGCTGGATGAATGGATGAAGCTCAGACTGCCGGAAGGTGAAAACCTGAAAAACTCAGTCAGGGCTCTCCTCCATTATGCATTCAGAGAGGTCACATTCTTAATGGAAAGCGGTAACTCTGAGGGCTGGAACTGTTTCCTGGATCTTCAGAAGAAAAACAAATCATGGAAAATACCCCTTCCTGAAGACTTGAATCACTGGTTAAACCGTATCATCAATAAAGAACTTCTGGACTCGGACAAGATACTGAATGCCTTGAAAACTGACAGCAATAACATTCTCAGGAAAGTGATAATCCTCCTTCAAGTCCAGCAGGACAGCAACTCCACATCCCTGAGTTCATCCCTATCTGGAAGAATTTTCGACCTTATCACCAATAGCATTGAAGGGCAGATCCTATTGGAGAAGGCTGAGGTAAAGATAAAAATGAAGTTTTTGGAACTCCTGAATATTTCTCCGGAAATTCAGTTTTCTTCACCTGAAGGTTTCTGAAGTACCATCATCATGACATCACCCCACCCCAGGGGTTTCACCAGTTTATCAGCTATATTTTTTAATAAACCTGGGGCATAACCGACTCCCAGACCTCCCCAGGTTTTAGTTCTGAGAATACTGAATCCCTGAGCCCGGGCACTGAGTTTTAGTGTTTTTCTGGAAAAGAGATAAAGATGGTCGGCAATGACAGACCTCCATTTATGAGCAAAGATCAGAGCCTGAAACCCGGAACTATTGGGTGTTATACAGTAAAAGATTCCCCCAGGTTTCAGAATACGATAGATTTCCTGCAAAAACAGGTCGGGTCTGTTCAGGTGTTCAATAACATGAGAGGCATGTACAAAACGAAAATGATTATCCACAAAACCTGCTTCCTCAAGAGTCCCGGGGAATATATCAATGTTATAGTGGCTGTTGCCGTAGGCGGCCGCCTCACGGCACACCTCGACCCCTTGAGCCTTCCATCCTGAATCGTTCAGCCAGGCCCCCAGACGACCCGTGGCACAACCGATATCCAGAAATGTTTTCTCCTCTGATGAAAGGACATCCCATTCAGAGAATCCCACGTCTTTTAAACCTAAAAGCATGAGTTTTAAAAAACCCTCTTCATTCCGGGTTTCATAATCAAAATATTCTGAATCATAGCGTTGAAGTATATCCTCCTGCTGGGGCTGAGGATTCTGTAAAATCAGGGAACAGGACCGGCAGATCTGCCAGACACCCTGATCTGCCTGCCAATGGATTTTAAAAGAGCTGCCGCCGCAGGAGGGGCAGTCAATCAGAAGACTGGTCTCCCGGCTGTCCGGTATTTTTGAAAATGTCTTCTGACTCATCGGACAACCTCCAGAGAATAGGCCCTACTCAATTCATTGCCCTGGACATCACTGAGAAAGATTTCCAATTTGGCCTGACCGGAGGTCAGAGTAATGCCACCCAGGTATAAATATCCTGGTTTCAAAAAAACAGATGAAACCTCTACTCCATCATCAAATGCCAGCTCATTGTCTTTTTGGTTCACCGAATCCAGAGCTCGTTCCAGTTGAAGAGTGCCCAGATTATAGAGGGTGAATCCAAAAGGAGACTTAGTCTTTCCGCCCTTGTTATTATCCAGGCCTTTTACATAC
This Oceanispirochaeta sp. DNA region includes the following protein-coding sequences:
- a CDS encoding class I SAM-dependent methyltransferase, with protein sequence MSQKTFSKIPDSRETSLLIDCPSCGGSSFKIHWQADQGVWQICRSCSLILQNPQPQQEDILQRYDSEYFDYETRNEEGFLKLMLLGLKDVGFSEWDVLSSEEKTFLDIGCATGRLGAWLNDSGWKAQGVEVCREAAAYGNSHYNIDIFPGTLEEAGFVDNHFRFVHASHVIEHLNRPDLFLQEIYRILKPGGIFYCITPNSSGFQALIFAHKWRSVIADHLYLFSRKTLKLSARAQGFSILRTKTWGGLGVGYAPGLLKNIADKLVKPLGWGDVMMMVLQKPSGEEN
- a CDS encoding DUF3536 domain-containing protein, which gives rise to MRNVIIHGHFYQPPRENPWTGILEDQKGSAPYPNWNSRICSESYEANAFSPLLNTQGRIENFYNNYKYISYNIGPTLLNWLKEESRHVYDKIIEGDKFSQHELGYGNALAQVYNHMILPLAGEDDRKSQILWGLENFKAHYNRDSSGMWLSEAAINGETAEELVRSGVKYTILSPWQARRFRFEESGWEEAEGDSPQLWQQPWNLSCPSGDLTIFFYHPQFSSEISFNHLLRDADYFYNRVTKELDTSKSQMLPIATDGEIYGHHEHLGNMGLSAFLSKIQSSPDCRVVNFSWVHANIKPAGQVELKEGEDGRGSSWSCSHGVSRWYKDCGCSTGGKAGWNQTWRTPVREALDDLVLSTDKIYKATMTRLSEVPPEEIRDNYIQKLSGKITADAFFKTYCPVKNSESDKQQFFRLLEGQRFKMLMFTSCGWFFADLSGVEPLQNLMYAARLMDLYSPFYSNHPEGAFLEKLSLAHSNIPEKGNGAVLYTMSKYSRKNEINQAALSYIIRDYYCISDSPPGFLKGNIIPGKPYDKKQYKSGILKLNHPLTGEKNIIPFLLEGNDRLFSSIILYPEDQKLKYTPEDISRRDKELLMKQLCLMELGNDLTISRKYSGIINQLDEWMKLRLPEGENLKNSVRALLHYAFREVTFLMESGNSEGWNCFLDLQKKNKSWKIPLPEDLNHWLNRIINKELLDSDKILNALKTDSNNILRKVIILLQVQQDSNSTSLSSSLSGRIFDLITNSIEGQILLEKAEVKIKMKFLELLNISPEIQFSSPEGF